The sequence CCGCGCCCCCACCTCCTCCCGCGCCGGACATTGTCCTCCTCACCGAGATCCGCGACCTCCTGAAGAAGCAGGCCTGATCCCGGCCGATAACCGCCACGAGGTCCGTCCGGGACGCCCGCGCAACCGTGGCGCCGAGTGTCCGCGCTCGCGCGGCTGGGCACACCGGCCCGCACGACCGATCACACTCCCGTTCCCCGCTGGAGCCCGCGATCCCATGCGCCCCTGTCGCCGCAAAAACCGAACCCGGCCCGCCTTCTCGATGGTCGAGTTGATCATCGTCATGGTGATCGTCGGGCTGGTCAGCGCGATGGCGATCCCGCGGCTCTCTTCCGCCGCCGATCGCAGCCGCGTCGCCGCCACCACCGCCAACCTGCGGCTCATCGCCCGCGCCATCGAGTACTACGCCGCCGAACACGCCGACCGCGGCCCACTCGACGAGCCCGATGGTTCCACCACCTCTGACGGCGACCTCGTCGCCTCCCGTCTGACGGCCCGCACGACCGCCTCGGGACAGGTCTCCAGCACAGGCCCCTTCGGCCCCTACCTCCGAACGATGCCCCCGAACCCCTACAACCGGCTCGCCACCATCCGCATCGGCGGCGCCGCGGCCGGAGCCAACACCCACGGCTGGCGCCTCGACCCGGCCACCCGCCTGCTCGCAGGCGATCACCCGGGCGTGGTTGCTCCCTCCGGCGGCGGCGACGGGGCGCTGGCGGTCGACGGCGGAGCAGCGGTCGCTGACGGCGAACTCGAGATCGCTCCCTAAAGGCCTCTCCAAACACCACGGTCCGCACAAACTCCCACCATCGGTCGCATGAGTGGGTCGCCGGTTTCCCCCCCTTCGACCCCATCTGGAGGTACAATGGCCACCCCGAGGCGGGAGGGTCCTTCTCCCTCCCTGCACCCTCGCGGCAGGAGCCTTGCATGCCCCCGGAATCCTCGAATCAGACCACCATCATCGGCCCGGACACCCACATCAAGGGGGATATGACCTTCGATTCGACCGCCCGCATCCTGGGCACGTTCGAGGGCAACATCACGGCCAAGGGCGAACTCCAGATCGCCGAGGGCGCCACCTGCAAGGCCTCGGTTGAGGCCGGCAAGGTTGTGGTCGACGGCCTGGTCGAAGGCAACCTCACCGCCCGCGAGCGGGTCGAACTCAACGCCAAGGCCCGGATCAAGGGCGATGTCGTGGCCGCCCGGCTCGTCGTGGC comes from Phycisphaeraceae bacterium and encodes:
- a CDS encoding type II secretion system protein, translating into MRPCRRKNRTRPAFSMVELIIVMVIVGLVSAMAIPRLSSAADRSRVAATTANLRLIARAIEYYAAEHADRGPLDEPDGSTTSDGDLVASRLTARTTASGQVSSTGPFGPYLRTMPPNPYNRLATIRIGGAAAGANTHGWRLDPATRLLAGDHPGVVAPSGGGDGALAVDGGAAVADGELEIAP
- a CDS encoding polymer-forming cytoskeletal protein, coding for MPPESSNQTTIIGPDTHIKGDMTFDSTARILGTFEGNITAKGELQIAEGATCKASVEAGKVVVDGLVEGNLTARERVELNAKARIKGDVVAARLVVADGASVSGRVTIGPDATKSSGRPAEDGKPNVVVTAHQQQGQGQGQPVRKP